One genomic segment of Paraburkholderia caffeinilytica includes these proteins:
- a CDS encoding SDR family oxidoreductase, whose translation MNTIKNSQVAIVTGASRGIGAAVAQRLAKDGFAVAVNYASSSTEADALVAELTAAGAKAIAVKADVSNADDVRRMFDTTEQHLGKVDVLVNNAGVLKTVPLADTSDALYDQTFDINVRGTFNTLREAAARMNDGGRIVNFSSTTLALNMPGYAIYNGTKAAVEAFTHVFAKELRGRNITVNAVAPGPIATSLFLDGKTDEQIQTFARMPPLQRLGQPDDIASVVSFLAGPDAGWVNGQILRANGGLA comes from the coding sequence ATGAACACGATCAAAAACTCTCAAGTCGCCATCGTCACCGGCGCATCCCGCGGCATCGGCGCCGCCGTTGCGCAACGCCTCGCCAAGGACGGCTTTGCGGTTGCCGTCAACTACGCGTCGAGCTCGACAGAAGCCGATGCGCTGGTCGCGGAACTCACCGCGGCTGGCGCCAAAGCCATTGCCGTAAAGGCCGACGTCTCGAATGCCGACGACGTGCGCCGTATGTTCGACACTACCGAACAGCACCTCGGCAAAGTGGACGTGCTGGTCAACAACGCCGGCGTGCTGAAGACGGTGCCGCTCGCCGACACGAGCGACGCGCTGTACGACCAGACCTTCGACATCAACGTGCGCGGCACCTTCAACACCCTGCGCGAAGCGGCCGCACGGATGAACGACGGCGGACGCATCGTCAACTTCTCGAGCACCACGCTCGCGCTGAACATGCCAGGCTACGCGATCTACAACGGCACCAAGGCCGCCGTCGAAGCATTCACGCACGTCTTCGCCAAGGAACTGCGCGGCCGCAACATCACCGTCAACGCAGTAGCGCCGGGTCCGATCGCGACCTCGCTGTTCCTCGACGGCAAGACTGACGAACAGATCCAGACCTTCGCCAGAATGCCGCCGCTGCAACGCCTCGGCCAACCGGACGACATCGCCTCGGTGGTGTCCTTCCTCGCCGGTCCGGACGCAGGCTGGGTCAATGGCCAGATCCTGCGCGCCAACGGCGGCTTGGCTTAA
- a CDS encoding aspartate/glutamate racemase family protein: MYRHRSLGVVTGASPLAGVDVLSRMTAAWRRPGAVKPFDFVLEQQAWQGPATPGAASALFKIHVFDTIRTFEKRGVDAIVLPCFLSHTFIDELSANVAPPIANIMAALSAHVRQAFPSVRRVGVLTSGTIRGNGLFERYFDSARFDVLHPRDEAGVDRVTSAVYGEEGIKSGHLYGRPVELLRAACADLIAQGAEIIVPGLAEIPLVARTLGTLEVPFVDSNLVYARYVAAAHYAQPERRFKVGVLGGVGPAATVDFMAKLVRNTPAARDQDHIKVMVEQNPQIPDRTEALLGNGDDPTLALYAACKTLEEGGADLIAIPCNTAHAFVERIQPSLTIPIVNMLTCTADYLRDAFPSLREVGVLATSGTLASRVYEKALAACGFVQIAPAAAAQARLMNAIYGPRGAKAGCTSGECCDDVAAAVDDLIAQGAQIIVLGCTELPLLLHGSTLVRPGGTVRLVDPAEVLAKRCVAYALGESEATQGALERAAPVTGRFNAESIFG, from the coding sequence ATGTATCGTCATCGTTCGCTGGGTGTCGTGACAGGCGCGTCGCCGCTCGCCGGCGTCGACGTGTTGAGCCGGATGACCGCGGCCTGGCGTCGGCCCGGCGCGGTCAAGCCGTTCGATTTCGTTCTCGAGCAGCAAGCGTGGCAAGGGCCGGCAACGCCAGGCGCCGCGAGCGCGCTATTCAAGATCCACGTATTCGACACGATTCGCACCTTCGAGAAGCGCGGCGTCGATGCGATCGTCTTGCCGTGCTTCCTCAGTCACACCTTCATCGACGAACTCTCGGCGAACGTGGCGCCGCCGATCGCCAACATCATGGCCGCGCTCTCGGCGCACGTGCGGCAGGCTTTTCCGTCGGTCCGCCGTGTCGGTGTGCTGACTTCCGGCACGATTCGCGGCAACGGTCTTTTCGAACGCTATTTCGACAGTGCGCGGTTCGACGTGCTGCATCCGCGCGACGAAGCGGGCGTCGATCGCGTAACCAGCGCGGTGTATGGCGAAGAGGGCATCAAAAGCGGGCATCTGTACGGCCGGCCGGTCGAGTTACTGCGTGCGGCCTGCGCGGATCTCATTGCGCAAGGTGCGGAGATCATCGTACCCGGGCTTGCCGAAATCCCCTTGGTGGCGCGCACACTCGGCACGCTGGAAGTGCCGTTCGTCGATTCCAATCTGGTCTATGCGCGCTACGTCGCGGCGGCGCACTATGCGCAGCCGGAGCGGCGTTTCAAGGTGGGCGTGCTGGGCGGTGTCGGTCCTGCGGCCACGGTCGATTTCATGGCGAAGCTGGTGCGCAACACACCGGCCGCGCGCGATCAGGACCACATCAAGGTCATGGTCGAACAGAACCCGCAGATTCCGGATCGCACCGAGGCGCTGCTCGGCAACGGCGACGATCCGACACTCGCGCTCTACGCCGCCTGCAAGACGCTCGAAGAGGGCGGCGCCGATCTCATCGCGATTCCGTGCAATACGGCACATGCGTTCGTTGAACGGATTCAGCCGTCGTTGACCATTCCGATCGTCAATATGCTGACCTGTACCGCCGATTATCTGCGCGACGCATTCCCGAGCTTGCGTGAAGTCGGTGTGCTGGCCACCTCGGGCACGCTGGCGAGCCGGGTCTACGAGAAGGCGCTCGCTGCATGCGGTTTCGTGCAGATCGCGCCGGCCGCAGCCGCCCAGGCACGGCTCATGAACGCGATTTATGGGCCACGTGGCGCCAAGGCGGGTTGCACGTCGGGTGAGTGCTGTGACGACGTGGCCGCCGCGGTGGATGACCTGATCGCGCAAGGTGCGCAGATCATTGTGCTGGGCTGCACCGAGTTGCCGCTGCTGCTGCACGGTTCGACGCTGGTGCGACCTGGCGGGACGGTGCGGCTTGTCGATCCGGCGGAGGTGTTGGCAAAACGCTGTGTGGCTTATGCGCTGGGCGAAAGCGAAGCGACGCAGGGCGCTTTGGAACGGGCGGCGCCGGTGACGGGGCGGTTCAACGCGGAAAGCATTTTCGGCTAG
- a CDS encoding LysR family transcriptional regulator, with translation MDRFEEMRVFVRIAERQSFTRASDDLQIPRATVTNLMKRMEQRLGARLLERTTRSVRLTHDGEAYYRRCVRLIADMEEAEGSFSNLAPKGLLRVNLQGTLARHFVVPALPAFLARFPGIELTIGEDDRLVDLVREGIDCVLRAGNLQDSSMVGRRVAQLPQVTVASPAYLEKYGEPADPAALSAHRAVNYLSSATGKPVPLEFRIDGRDTAMYLPSAVSVTGADLYTGSAVAGLGIVQVPRYRVAEELASGRLKIILVDFLPPPMPVSVLYPQNRQLSSRVRVFVQWLRDIFEAAGARCG, from the coding sequence ATGGACCGTTTCGAGGAAATGCGGGTGTTTGTGCGGATCGCCGAGCGGCAGAGCTTCACGCGCGCTTCGGACGATTTACAGATTCCGCGCGCCACCGTCACCAACCTGATGAAGCGCATGGAGCAGCGGCTAGGCGCGCGGCTTCTCGAGCGCACCACGCGCTCGGTGCGCCTCACGCACGACGGCGAGGCGTATTACCGCCGCTGCGTGCGGTTGATCGCCGACATGGAGGAGGCCGAGGGTTCGTTTTCCAACCTCGCGCCGAAGGGCCTATTGCGCGTGAATTTGCAGGGCACCCTGGCCCGGCACTTCGTCGTGCCCGCGCTGCCGGCGTTTCTCGCGCGGTTTCCCGGCATCGAACTGACGATCGGCGAGGACGACCGGCTGGTCGATCTGGTCCGGGAAGGGATCGATTGCGTGTTGCGGGCGGGCAATCTGCAGGATTCGTCGATGGTGGGGCGGCGCGTTGCGCAGTTGCCGCAAGTGACAGTGGCGAGCCCGGCGTATCTGGAGAAGTATGGCGAGCCGGCCGACCCGGCGGCTTTGTCCGCGCATCGGGCGGTCAATTATCTGTCCAGCGCGACCGGTAAGCCGGTGCCGCTCGAATTCAGAATCGACGGCCGCGATACGGCCATGTACCTGCCGTCGGCGGTATCGGTGACCGGCGCCGATCTCTACACGGGTTCGGCGGTGGCCGGACTCGGCATCGTGCAGGTGCCGCGATACCGTGTGGCCGAAGAACTGGCGTCGGGGCGGCTGAAGATCATCCTCGTGGACTTTCTGCCGCCGCCGATGCCGGTTTCAGTGCTGTATCCGCAGAATCGCCAGTTGTCGTCGCGGGTGCGGGTGTTTGTGCAATGGCTGCGCGATATTTTCGAGGCGGCTGGGGCGCGGTGCGGATAG
- a CDS encoding DUF4142 domain-containing protein → MIRLPLAAITSACMASLMVVATAASAQTAAAPDGARLHAADQAFITDATKAVATQRDAARIATSRSTDRDVKAFAERVSNDNAKISDALRAASPRGVDVPKNDPDTAVLASINNLRGADFDKTYIEQVALAGEQKALSAFQAEIASGRDEQLKDAAKKALPTIQEHYAMAQELAKRKHLTAQ, encoded by the coding sequence ATGATCCGCTTGCCTCTCGCCGCCATCACCAGTGCCTGCATGGCCAGCCTTATGGTTGTCGCTACCGCGGCCAGTGCTCAGACCGCGGCCGCGCCGGATGGCGCGCGCCTTCATGCCGCCGACCAGGCGTTCATCACCGATGCGACCAAGGCTGTCGCCACGCAACGCGATGCCGCGCGCATCGCCACGTCGCGTTCCACTGACCGGGACGTGAAGGCATTTGCAGAACGCGTGTCGAACGACAACGCGAAAATCTCCGACGCGTTGCGCGCCGCGAGCCCGCGCGGCGTCGACGTGCCGAAGAACGATCCGGACACTGCGGTGCTCGCGAGCATCAATAACCTGCGTGGCGCCGACTTCGACAAGACCTACATCGAGCAGGTCGCGCTCGCCGGCGAACAGAAAGCGCTGTCGGCCTTCCAGGCGGAAATCGCTTCGGGCCGCGACGAACAACTGAAGGACGCGGCGAAAAAGGCGCTGCCGACCATCCAGGAGCACTATGCGATGGCTCAGGAGCTCGCCAAGCGTAAGCATCTGACGGCCCAGTAA
- a CDS encoding chemotaxis protein has protein sequence MAVDHRANDERSNLTSSNKFELLLYRLGSVPGSDAHELYGINVFKVREISTMPTVTPIAGSSPFVMGAVDIRGQIIPVIDLPRLMGCEPTRGLNILLVTEFARSTQAFAVEEVDDIVRLEWNQVLSAEGAAGGNLVTSIARIDGNTGDSRLAQVIDVEQVLRDVFPSQHPSVDPAAVGDALGIRPGAKILAADDSGFARKLIEQALSAIGADYVMTKTGEEAWNTLQQAAHEAQSNGTRLKDSIALVLTDLEMPEMDGFMLTRQIKADERTRDIPVIIHSSLTGAANEAHVKNAGANGYVAKFAAAELANAIRNALSGVPAAEGAV, from the coding sequence ATGGCAGTAGACCACCGCGCGAACGACGAACGCAGCAATCTGACGAGTTCCAACAAATTCGAGTTGTTGCTGTATCGACTGGGCTCGGTTCCCGGCAGCGACGCGCATGAGCTTTACGGCATCAACGTTTTCAAGGTGCGTGAAATCTCGACGATGCCGACGGTGACGCCGATTGCGGGTTCTTCGCCTTTCGTGATGGGCGCGGTGGACATTCGCGGCCAGATCATTCCCGTGATCGACTTGCCGCGCCTGATGGGCTGCGAACCGACGCGCGGCTTGAACATTTTGCTGGTGACGGAATTCGCGCGTTCGACGCAGGCTTTTGCGGTCGAGGAAGTGGACGACATCGTGCGGCTCGAGTGGAATCAGGTGCTCTCCGCCGAAGGCGCGGCCGGCGGCAATCTGGTGACGAGCATTGCCCGTATCGATGGCAACACCGGCGATTCGCGGCTCGCCCAGGTGATCGACGTGGAGCAGGTGTTGCGCGACGTGTTTCCGTCACAGCATCCGAGCGTCGACCCGGCCGCCGTGGGTGATGCGCTTGGCATCCGTCCTGGCGCGAAGATTCTCGCCGCTGACGATTCCGGTTTTGCGCGCAAGCTGATCGAGCAGGCGTTGAGCGCGATCGGCGCGGATTACGTGATGACCAAGACCGGCGAAGAGGCGTGGAATACGTTGCAGCAAGCGGCGCATGAAGCGCAGTCGAACGGCACCCGGTTGAAGGACAGTATTGCACTGGTGTTGACCGATCTCGAGATGCCTGAGATGGACGGGTTCATGTTGACCCGTCAGATCAAGGCTGACGAGCGGACCCGGGATATTCCGGTGATTATTCATTCTTCTTTGACGGGCGCCGCCAATGAGGCGCATGTGAAGAATGCCGGAGCGAATGGGTATGTGGCCAAGTTTGCAGCCGCTGAGCTGGCTAATGCTATTCGGAATGCGTTGAGTGGGGTGCCTGCGGCGGAGGGGGCGGTTTGA
- a CDS encoding aldo/keto reductase: protein MEYRHLGASGFKVPVLSFGTGTFGGKGEFFQAWGATDVAEARRLLDICFDAGVTMFDSADIYSSGASESVLGEALKGKRDKAIISTKATFRFDDGPNNVGSSRFHLIQAVDAALKRLQTDYIDLFQLHGFDARTPVAEVMSTLDDLVRAGKIRYTGVSNFSGWHLMKSQDTADRYGYPRYVANQTYYSLIGRDYEWELMPLGVDQGVGAVVWSPLGWGRLTGKIKRGQPLPETSRLHKTADMGPPVPDEYLFRVLDAIDEVAAETGKTVPQIALNWLLQRPTVSTVLIGARNEEQLRQNLGAVGWNLTAEQVAKLDAASAVRPAYPYWHQEGFAERNPKAV from the coding sequence ATGGAATACAGACATCTGGGTGCATCGGGTTTCAAGGTGCCGGTACTGAGTTTCGGCACGGGCACATTCGGCGGCAAGGGCGAATTTTTCCAGGCGTGGGGCGCCACCGACGTCGCCGAAGCGCGTCGCTTGCTCGACATCTGTTTCGATGCGGGCGTCACGATGTTCGACAGCGCGGACATCTACTCGAGCGGCGCTTCCGAGTCGGTGCTCGGCGAAGCGCTCAAGGGCAAGCGCGACAAGGCGATCATCTCGACCAAGGCGACTTTCCGTTTCGACGACGGTCCGAACAATGTCGGCTCGTCGCGCTTTCATCTGATCCAGGCCGTGGACGCGGCGCTCAAACGTCTGCAGACCGATTACATCGACCTGTTCCAGTTGCACGGTTTCGACGCCAGGACACCTGTCGCCGAAGTCATGTCGACGCTCGACGATCTGGTGCGCGCCGGCAAGATCCGCTACACGGGCGTATCGAATTTCTCCGGCTGGCATCTGATGAAGTCGCAGGACACCGCCGATCGTTATGGCTATCCGCGCTACGTCGCGAATCAGACCTACTACTCGCTGATCGGCCGCGACTATGAATGGGAGTTGATGCCGCTCGGCGTCGATCAAGGCGTGGGTGCGGTGGTGTGGAGTCCGCTCGGCTGGGGGCGTCTCACCGGCAAGATCAAACGCGGTCAGCCGTTGCCGGAAACGAGCCGTTTGCATAAAACCGCCGACATGGGGCCGCCGGTGCCGGACGAGTATCTGTTCCGCGTGCTCGATGCAATCGACGAGGTCGCGGCCGAAACCGGCAAGACCGTGCCGCAAATCGCGCTGAACTGGCTGCTGCAGCGGCCTACCGTATCGACGGTGCTGATCGGCGCGCGTAACGAAGAGCAGTTGCGACAGAATCTCGGTGCAGTGGGCTGGAATCTGACGGCCGAACAGGTGGCGAAACTCGACGCCGCCAGCGCTGTGCGTCCCGCGTATCCGTACTGGCATCAGGAAGGCTTTGCCGAGCGCAATCCGAAGGCGGTTTAA
- a CDS encoding SDR family oxidoreductase, with product MQKNVILVTGAGTGIGKLSAQSLAKAGHIVYATMRDVEGRNKPRADEMRAFAQAKNIQLHPLELDVLSQESADAAAATIVREQGRLDVVMQNAGHLVVGPSEAFTPEEMVKVFDTNLFGAQRVNRAVLPYLRQQEAGLIVWISSTTTKGGFPPFLGPYGAAKAAMDSLAVTLAYEVARFGIETSIVVPGAFTRGTAHFPSAGKPADTERAAAYARYDGVMDQIGERLSELTPDNADPQAVADEIVRIVSLPSGERPMRSVIDFVGDGAREVLDVSERVRIEFARRIGMGDLLEAKIKR from the coding sequence ATGCAGAAGAACGTCATCCTGGTGACGGGCGCGGGTACGGGCATCGGCAAGCTCAGCGCGCAATCGCTGGCCAAAGCCGGCCACATCGTCTACGCGACGATGCGCGATGTCGAAGGACGCAACAAGCCGCGCGCCGACGAAATGCGCGCATTCGCCCAAGCGAAAAACATCCAGTTGCATCCGCTCGAACTCGACGTGTTGTCGCAAGAATCCGCCGATGCCGCCGCCGCGACGATCGTCCGCGAACAAGGACGGCTCGACGTGGTGATGCAGAACGCGGGACATCTGGTGGTCGGCCCAAGCGAAGCGTTCACGCCCGAAGAGATGGTGAAGGTGTTCGACACCAACCTGTTCGGTGCGCAGCGCGTGAACCGTGCGGTGCTGCCGTATCTGCGCCAGCAGGAAGCGGGCTTGATCGTGTGGATCAGCAGCACCACGACCAAGGGCGGTTTTCCTCCGTTCCTCGGCCCCTACGGCGCGGCCAAGGCGGCAATGGATTCGTTGGCCGTGACCCTTGCCTATGAAGTCGCGCGCTTCGGCATCGAAACCTCGATCGTGGTGCCGGGCGCGTTCACGCGCGGCACCGCGCACTTTCCGAGCGCCGGCAAACCTGCCGATACCGAACGCGCCGCTGCGTATGCACGCTATGACGGCGTGATGGATCAGATCGGCGAGCGCCTGTCCGAACTCACACCGGACAACGCCGATCCGCAAGCCGTGGCCGATGAAATTGTGCGGATCGTCTCGTTGCCTTCGGGCGAGCGGCCGATGCGCTCGGTGATCGATTTCGTCGGTGACGGCGCGCGTGAAGTACTCGACGTCTCGGAGCGCGTGCGCATCGAGTTTGCCAGGCGAATCGGCATGGGCGATCTGCTCGAAGCGAAGATCAAGCGTTGA
- a CDS encoding single-stranded DNA-binding protein yields MIDGLVGGRLYGEAQIRTGQNGKRFVTCKVRATTNDGDTIFVNVIAFDDEVQGALLALGDADSVALSGALTPKVWTDKNGLIKPAVDMVAYRVLVGYRGEG; encoded by the coding sequence ATGATCGATGGACTGGTGGGCGGGCGCTTGTACGGCGAGGCGCAGATCCGTACGGGGCAGAATGGCAAGCGCTTTGTGACCTGCAAGGTCCGGGCGACCACCAATGACGGCGATACGATTTTCGTCAACGTGATTGCGTTTGATGATGAGGTGCAGGGTGCATTGCTTGCGCTGGGTGATGCGGATAGTGTCGCGCTGAGCGGGGCGTTGACGCCCAAGGTTTGGACCGACAAGAATGGGTTGATCAAGCCTGCTGTGGATATGGTTGCGTATAGGGTGCTTGTGGGGTATCGGGGGGAAGGGTAA
- a CDS encoding tetratricopeptide repeat protein, whose amino-acid sequence MSKPANLPQQLDHMLRQAVALQQNGAFAEAEELYREILELKPRHFEALQLLGSLALQAGRVHEGVEFLRKALAINAKQAPIHSNLAYALNALQRFDEALASANRALALQSKFPDALNNRGNAQAGLNLPLEALGSFDRAIALMPDFAQAWNNRACVLRDLDRPADALASCDHALALQPTYPDAWSNRGNALSDLNQPNEARQSYQRALELAPAFADAWNNLGLTQVDLGEHAQALQSYERALTVNPAAAETHWNQSLCLLQVGQLETGWKEYEWRWERSRIKAGRRTFLQPLWLGDFSIDGKTILLHAEQGLGDTLQFCRYARMVSKLGAKVMLEVPGELMRLMSTLDGVDQLIEAGQALPPFDCHCPLLSLPLAFRTDLTTIPSTTPYLFADPQATHEWHERIAARAEGRLKVGLVWAGGNRPHVAELRKNDARRSITFERLAPILDVPNVQFFSLQKGPSALQLPRNDSHPDVVDYTEELKDFADTAALVENLDLVISVDTSTAHLAGALDKPVWILNRFDTCWRWMLERTDTPWYAQARLFRQPALGDWDSVIRSARDALVELGAVNDTIAR is encoded by the coding sequence ATGAGCAAGCCTGCCAATCTCCCGCAACAGTTGGACCACATGCTTCGGCAAGCCGTCGCGCTTCAGCAGAATGGCGCATTCGCCGAGGCCGAAGAGCTCTACCGTGAGATCCTCGAACTCAAGCCACGCCATTTCGAGGCGCTGCAATTGCTGGGCTCGCTCGCGCTGCAAGCGGGTCGCGTACACGAGGGCGTCGAGTTCCTCAGAAAGGCGCTTGCCATCAATGCAAAGCAGGCGCCAATCCATTCGAATCTCGCCTATGCGCTCAATGCCTTGCAGCGCTTCGACGAAGCGCTCGCGAGCGCCAATCGCGCGCTCGCCTTGCAATCCAAATTCCCGGACGCACTGAACAATCGCGGCAACGCGCAAGCCGGCCTGAACTTGCCGCTCGAAGCGCTCGGCAGCTTTGATCGCGCGATCGCCTTGATGCCGGATTTCGCGCAAGCCTGGAACAATCGCGCCTGCGTACTGCGCGATCTGGACCGTCCCGCCGACGCCCTGGCAAGCTGCGATCACGCGCTCGCATTGCAGCCGACCTATCCCGACGCGTGGAGCAATCGCGGCAATGCGCTCAGCGATCTGAATCAGCCGAACGAGGCGCGGCAAAGTTATCAGCGTGCGCTCGAACTTGCCCCCGCGTTTGCCGATGCCTGGAACAACCTTGGCCTGACCCAGGTCGATCTCGGTGAGCACGCGCAAGCGTTGCAAAGCTATGAGCGCGCACTGACCGTCAATCCCGCCGCAGCCGAGACGCATTGGAACCAGTCGTTGTGCCTGCTGCAAGTGGGGCAACTGGAAACGGGATGGAAGGAATACGAGTGGCGCTGGGAGCGTAGCCGGATCAAGGCAGGCAGGCGCACCTTTCTTCAACCGCTCTGGCTGGGCGATTTTTCGATCGACGGTAAAACCATTCTGTTGCACGCTGAGCAGGGTCTCGGCGATACGCTGCAGTTCTGCCGCTATGCCAGGATGGTGTCGAAGCTCGGCGCGAAAGTCATGCTGGAAGTACCGGGCGAGTTGATGCGGCTCATGTCCACCCTCGACGGTGTGGATCAATTGATCGAAGCGGGCCAGGCACTGCCGCCGTTCGATTGTCACTGCCCGCTGCTGAGTCTGCCGCTCGCGTTCAGGACCGATCTCACGACGATTCCGTCAACGACGCCTTATCTGTTCGCCGACCCGCAAGCAACGCATGAATGGCACGAACGTATCGCTGCACGAGCGGAAGGGCGCCTGAAGGTCGGACTCGTGTGGGCTGGCGGAAACCGGCCGCATGTCGCCGAGCTCCGCAAGAACGACGCACGCCGTTCGATCACGTTCGAGCGGCTCGCACCGATTCTCGATGTGCCGAACGTGCAGTTCTTCAGCCTGCAAAAAGGACCGTCCGCGCTTCAGTTACCGCGCAACGATTCGCATCCCGACGTCGTCGACTACACCGAGGAGCTCAAGGACTTCGCCGACACGGCGGCGCTGGTGGAGAACCTCGATCTGGTGATATCGGTGGATACGTCCACCGCGCATCTGGCAGGCGCACTGGACAAGCCGGTATGGATTCTGAACCGCTTCGACACGTGCTGGCGCTGGATGCTCGAGCGCACCGATACGCCCTGGTATGCACAAGCGAGGTTGTTCCGGCAGCCGGCATTGGGCGATTGGGACAGTGTGATTCGAAGCGCACGTGACGCGTTGGTCGAGTTGGGCGCCGTGAACGACACTATTGCTCGTTGA